The Coccidioides posadasii str. Silveira chromosome 3, complete sequence genome contains a region encoding:
- a CDS encoding uncharacterized protein (EggNog:ENOG410PRCR~COG:T), giving the protein MSLGSQILSFRSNLADSLSIVQSNCGLGASSDPVEKITKPVPLFDFLRVASASGLRQYAQDFAEQGLMSARLGNGADYIVDKVKSRDGQIVVVKHVKAIASLDIGVTRPSSDESSQIRKVLREIKIATHPALKENANILQMKGFGWELAEGSLAIPFLVVEYAEHGTLRSYLQNNRGSVGVEAKLDLAFGAAKGLQALHSNRIAHGDLKLENALVVSSASEHAALKITDFGLSVVLEDDAGLYEYLGTLCYRPPEVCQQAGDSSAAGLITGSSYRACDIYTYGLLLLEILIDGERYFGLAGQQVQLEERSAALQCLLQVADQNSVVLATIKSMVESCLHAEAGERPQIQEIVSRFGDVKGDGEMLGDQDVSPFTFSELSREESDGIVNMNQLFATLVGHELDDGFVHVAPWNIQELIAEGLRERTTLPNYKIASQACLELGICHYLGFGVDRDQRKVLQYMDQAAIKGSFEARRIRNRLHEAFSETMEPLNVQVELDDQEELQLQRILLAESAHREVNPFQVFDEVVQEDFRLQMGDEELTLHQAAYIGDLGLIREILKSTRDFQDDQGRTALFLAVQGGHLDAMEMLLELGDSDPSISDYDGHTALHMLVMLKITEVEAALSLMLRFYPGLNLDVFSSSILDASEHWCELWGAPLHWAVLAGNRAMTLCLVRSGVRVHDWPEDLCPIRIAVSLHLSDILEILLAAIPTKGFFQGGNMLLALNSSNPFRRLLLHGNNYVSEIERTITLLTSAYSSVVAGNSLIKGNPLRNILIHNFSDSDYYIAKALVAVGTYKDDNEGWTLLQSAILGCRGSPLSSVCRMALDMIDISQHFRLRSTDYKKGWMALHWVAAGGTVPVAKMLLQIDPDSINVRTQEEEERTPLHLAAEAGKSIAMVKLLLDRGADASLTTSGLKLTPLGTFISNGRSELNIDILTALLQASKRTGYLAFSSDNWNVLHYAAARAAILDSESLPGHVLLRTLASMQEMKSLIESTTAQGWTPLHLASYFIDCTTIRVLVEEMNADVRAQTPNNATAFDIVMERARRFPDSLRGADSFARWSRQAYRSALFLQLKLEETQGSYHLTPLHVAAYMGYHVEVTKLISKDPNSVFETNWEGKTPLQMLQNTMPTHIDAKWAQRFCRLAERVCELLMVAENERHRR; this is encoded by the exons ATGAGCTTAGGTTCCCAGATCCTATCGTTCCGGTCGAACCTTGCGGATAGCCTTTCAATTGTTCAGAGTAACTGTGGACTTGGCGCATCGTCCGATCCTGTTGAGAAAATAACCAAACCTGTGCCGttatttgattttcttcGTGTCGCCTCTGCGTCCGGCCTCCGCCAGTATGCCCAAGATTTTGCGGAGCAAGGACTTATGAGCGCAAGGTTGGGCAATGGGGCCGACTATATTGTCGACAAAGTGAAAAGCCGGGACGGACAGATTGTCGTTGTTAAGCATGTCAAAGCTATCGCTTCGCTGGACATTGGGGTAACACGGCCTTCAAGTGATGAGAGCTCCCAAATACGCAAGGTTTTACGCGAAATTAAAATTGCCACGCATCCAGCGCTCAAAGAAAACGCAAATATATTGCAAATGAAAGGGTTTGGTTGGGAGCTAGCAGAAGGTAGTCTGGCAATTCCTTTCCTAGTGGTGGAATACGCAGAACATGGCACTTTGCGGAGCTACCTTCAGAATAATCGGGGTTCTGTGGGCGTGGAAGCCAAACTTGATCTAGCTTTCGGGGCAGCGAAAGGGCTTCAAGCTCTGCACAGCAATCGCATCGCCCATGGGGACTTGAAGCTAGAGAATGCCCTGGTGGTATCCAGCGCCTCTGAGCACGCAGCGTTAAAGATCACCGATTTCGGATTATCAGTGGTGCTAGAGGACGATGCGGGTTTATATGAATACTTGGGAACCTTGTGCTATCGACCGCCTGAAGTTTGCCAGCAAGCTGGTGATTCTTCGGCAGCAGGATTGATCACTGGATCTAGCTACCGAGCTTGCGACATTTACACGTATGGACTCCTGCTTTTGGAGATTTTGATTGATGGCGAACGTTACTTTGGCCTAGCTGGTCAGCAAGTTCAGCTGGAGGAGCGCTCTGCAGCTTTGCAATGTTTACTACAGGTGGCCGACCAAAATTCTGTGGTCCTTGCTACCATTAAGAGCATGGTGGAATCCTGCCTACACGCGGAAGCTGGGGAGCGGCCACAAATTCAAGAAATTGTTTCCCGATTTGGAGATGTTAAGGG TGACGGAGAAATGCTGGGAGATCAAGATGTGTCTCCCTTCACATTTTCGGAGTTATCTCGCGAAGAATCTGATGGTATCGTTAACATGAACCAG TTGTTTGCAACTCTGGTCGGCCACGAACTTGATGATGGGTTCGTACATGTCGCTCCTTGGAACATACAAGAATTGATAGCGGAGGGTTTGCGTGAGCGAACTACCCTCCCTAACTACAAGATAGCTTCGCAAGCTTGTTTAGAACTGGGAATATGCCATTACTTAGGTTTTGGCGTTGATAGAGACCAAAGAAAGGTCCTGCAGTATATGGACCAAGCCGCAATTAAAGGAAGTTTCGAGGCTCGCCGGATACGCAATCGACTACACGAGGCCTTTTCAGAGACAATGGAGCCACTTAATGTACAAGTAGAACTTGATGACCAAGAGGAATTGCAACTCCAGCGTATCCTGCTGGCCGAATCAGCCCACCGAGAGGTTAATCCTTTTCAGGTATTCGACGAAGTGGTCCAGGAGGACTTTCGGCTTCAGATGGGTGATGAAGAGCTTACCCTTCATCAGGCAGCCTATATAGGGGATCTAGGCCTGATTCGAGAGATTCTAAAAAGTACAAGGGACTTTCAAGATGACCAGGGCCGCACAGCTCTGTTTCTTGCCGTCCAAGGAGGCCATTTGGATGCCATGGAGATGCTGCTTGAGCTAGGCGACAGCGACCCTAGCATTTCAGATTATGATGGTCACACCGCCCTTCATATGCTAGTCATGCTAAAAATTACAGAAGTCGAAGCTGCCCTGTCCCTGATGCTGCGGTTCTACCCCGGATTGAACCTGGATGTCTTCTCTTCATCTATTCTCGATGCATCGGAACATTGGTGTGAGTTATGGGGTGCTCCACTCCACTGGGCTGTTTTAGCCGGGAATAGAGCGATGACCCTTTGTCTGGTGAGGTCAGGAGTGCGTGTTCATGACTGGCCTGAGGATTTATGCCCCATAAGAATCGCTGTTTCTCTTCATTTGTCCGACATCCTTGAAATACTTCTAGCGGCAATTCCAACCAAAGGTTTTTTCCAAGGAGGAAATATGCTACTGGCTCTGAACTCTAGTAATCCATTTCGGAGACTATTATTGCATGGTAATAATTACGTCTCCGAAATCGAAAGGACTATAACATTGCTCACGAGTGCATACTCTAGTGTGGTTGCGGGGAACTCATTGATAAAAGGCAACCCTTTACGGAACATTTTGATACACAACTTTTCTGACAGCGATTACTATATTGCAAAGGCTCTGGTTGCAGTTGGGACATACAAAGATGACAATGAAGGCTGGACGTTATTGCAATCTGCGATTCTGGGTTGTCGTGGCTCACCGTTGTCATCTGTTTGTCGGATGGCCCTTGATATGATTGACATTTCACAGCACTTCAGACTGAGGAGCACGGACTATAAGAAAGGATGGATGGCCTTGCATTGGGTAGCTGCTGGCGGTACCGTTCCTGTGGCTAAGATGCTGCTTCAAATTGACCCAGACTCCATAAACGTTCGCACgcaagaagaggaagaaagaacgCCACTTCATCTAGCAGCAGAGGCTGGAAAGAGCATTGCCATGGTTAAACTTTTGCTCGATCGCGGAGCCGATGCCTCCTTAACAACATCGGGCCTGAAGCTTACTCCACTCGGTACCTTCATTAGCAATGGAAGAAGTGAGCTTAATATCGACATATTAACAGCTCTACTGCAGGCATCGAAGCGGACAGGTTACTTAGCATTTAGCTCCGACAATTGGAATGTCTTACACTATGCTGCAGCTCGTGCCGCGATTCTTGATTCAGAGTCGCTACCTGGCCATGTTCTCCTAAGGACGCTTGCCTCAATGCAAGAGATGAAATCGCTGATCGAGTCGACTACAGCACAAGGATGGACTCCACTTCATCTTGCCAGCTATTTCATTGATTGTACAACGATAAGGGTGCTAGTAGAGGAGATGAATGCAGATGTTCGAGCACAAACGCCGAACAACGCAACAGCCTTTGATATTGTGATGGAGCGAGCAAGACGGTTCCCTGATAGTTTGCGTGGAGCAGACTCCTTTGCACGATGGAGCAGGCAAGCATATCGCTCTGCCCTTTTCTTGCAATTGAAACTCGAAGAAACCCAAGGGTCATACCATCTCACGCCGCTACACGTCGCAGCTTACATGGGATATCATGTCGAGGTTACCAAGCTCATAAGTAAAGACCCGAATAGCGTCTTCGAGACAAACTGGGAGGGGAAAACGCCCTTACAAATGTTGCAGAACACAATGCCCACTCATATAGATGCAAAGTGGGCTCAGAGATTTTGTAGGCTCGCAGAAAGAGTCTGCGAGCTGCTCATGGTTGCCGAGAATGAAAGGCATAGAAGATAA
- a CDS encoding uncharacterized protein (EggNog:ENOG410PFC6~COG:E~TransMembrane:10 (i160-183o189-207i249-268o274-295i369-386o413-433i445-467o495-515i527-550o556-576i)~BUSCO:3569at33183) codes for MSEKAPASVDPHKGAVDIPHVSSVLDEKEISVHVGGAGSRHDSDDEGMGLNRTAPTDEEMLTLRRVSDKIPWITFSIAFVELCERFSYYGTINVFTNYIQRPLPEGSTTGAGGTHRTAGALGLGQRASAGLTMFNQFWSYIMPLVGAYVADQYLGRFKTIMWSIACAMVGHIILIISALPPVIAKGPSALAAFAVGVVVMGIGTGGFKSNISPLIAEQYKESHPYVTTTKKGERVIVDPAATISRIYHYFYLMINIGALVGQVSMVYAEKYVGFYLSFLLPTIMFSLCPLVLFLCRKVYVLTPPQGSVYGKALKVWGLAMKGRWSINPVKTYRNFQDPNMWEAAKPSNIPNRPAWMNFDDAWVDEVRRGLLACKVFLWYPLFWLSYNQMTNNLTSQAATMTLNGVPNDVVNNLNPFALILFIPIMDRIVYPILRKLGIKFTPLKRITAGFFIASCAMIAATVIQYHIYKLGPCGKYANTCAKDNIPAPITVWVQAVPYVCGGISEIFASVTSLEYAFTKAPKNMRSLVQAVALFMNALSSALGQALVSLAEDPLLIWNYGVTACLTFAGGIGFWLTNYKIDKEEDKLNTLPNAHFKGQNNDEER; via the exons ATGTCCGAAAAGGCACCAGCTAGTGTTGACCCCCACAAGGGTGCTGTCGACATTCCTCACGTCTCCAGTGTTCTTGACGAGAAGGAAATTTCAGTACATGTTGGAGGTGCTGGAAGTCGCCATGACAGCGACGACGAGGGCATGGGACTTAATCGGACTGCGCCCACCGACGAGGAGATGTTAACGCTGCGCAGAGTATCTGATAAGATTCCTTGGATCACTTTCAGTATTGCCTTTGTCGAACTTTGCGAGCGCTTCTCCTACTATGGCACAATCAACGTCT TTACCAATTACATTCAGCGACCACTTCCTGAGGGATCGACAACTGGCGCTGGCGGAACCCACAGAACTGCCGGCGCCTTGGGCTTGGGTCAGCGTGCCTCCGCTGGATTGACCATGT TCAACCAGTTTTGGTCCTACATTATGCCGTTGGTCGGTGCTTATGTTGCGGATCAATACCTTGGCCGCTTCAAAACCATCATGTGGTCTATCGCTTGTGCCATGGTTGGCCATATCATTCTCATTATCTCTGCACTTCCACCAGTCATTGCCAAAGGCCCCAGCGCACTGGCTGCGTTCGCTGTTGGCGTGGTCGTTATGGGGATCGGAACCGGAGGTTTCAA ATCCAATATCTCTCCTTTAATTGCTGAGCAGTACAAGGAAAGCCACCCGTATGTCACGACCACGAAAAAAGGGGAGCGGGTTATTGTCGATCCAGCAGCGACCATTTCTCGTATCTACCATTATTTTTACCTCATGATCAACATCGGTGCCCTTGTTGGTCAGGTCTCCATGGTTTATGCGGAGAAATATGTCGGATTTTACTTATCTTTCCTCCTGCCGACAATCATGTTCTCCCTTTGCCCGCTCGTCTTGTTCCTGTGCCGCAAGGTATATGTCTTAACGCCACCACAAGGATCTGTCTATGGCAAAGCATTGAAAGTGTGGGGGTTGGCTATGAAGGGTCGGTGGTCGATCAACCCCGTGAAGAC TTATCGCAACTTCCAGGATCCCAACATGTGGGAAGCAGCGAAGCCAAGCAATATTCCAAACAGACCAGCATGGATGAACTTTGACGATGCCTGGGTTGATGAAGTCCGACGTGGACTGTTGGCCTGCAAGGTCTTCCTCTGGTACCCTCTCTTCT GGCTTTCTTACAACCAAATGACAAACAATTTAACTTCCCAGGCTGCCACGATGACCTTAAATGGTGTCCCTAACGACGTTGTTAACAATCTCAATCCATTTGCGCTCATCCTCTTTATCCCCATTATGGATAGGATTGTGTACCCAATTCTGCGCAAGCTGGGTATCAAGTTCACTCCTCTGAAGCGTATTACAGCTGGCTTCTTTATTGCTAGCTGCGCCATGATCGCCGCCACTGTGATCCAATATCACATTTATAAATTGGGCCCTTGTGGCAAGTACGCGAATACATGTGCGAAAGACAATATTCCGGCGCCAATCACTGTCTGGGTTCAGGCTGTTCCTTACGTCTGCGGTGGTATCTCCGAAATCTTTGCGTCTGTCACATCCCTCGAATACGCCTTTACAAAAGCCCCGAAGAACATGAGATCATTGGTCCAGGCTGTCGCGCTCTTCATGAACGCTCTTTCTTCTGCATTGGGCCAGGCCCTCGTCTCACTTGCTGAGGATCCTCTCTTGATCTGGAATTACGGTGTCACAGCCTGCCTCACATTTGCTGGTGGCATCGGCTTCTGGCTTACCAACTACAAGATTGATAAAGAGGAGGACAAGCTTAACACTCTCCCAAATGCACACTTCAAGGGACAAAATAATGATGAAGAGAGGTAG